The nucleotide sequence GCAACAAAGGTTATATCTTCATCTTTAAGTACTCTGTCTATGACAAGTGCATCTGAATTACTTAAATGATTGCATATAAATAAAATCGGCCTATGTACACCCTTTAAATTTTCCATCCCTTGTACATTTATATCAGCATATTTATTCATATATCTATCTAAAATTTTTCTTGATGTATATCGTAAAAAACTGTCAGGAAGACAACCTATAGCTTTCACAATTATAGGAGATATCATATAAAGCCCACCTTTCCTATATGTATTATACTATATTTTATAAAGTGTAACGTATAAATATTATAAATTTTATATAAGATAGTTTTATTATATATCATATTATGGATAAATCAAATTATTATAGGGTTTGTAACATGAGCGTAAAGTTAAGCCAAAATTTAATTACCTGGTGTTAAATTTTGACTTAACTTTACGCTCATGGGGTTTGTAATTCCAAGATTAAGTTATATGTAAGCTGACACTTCCAAAATGTAGGCACATTAAAAAACTTTTTAGTAAGTCTTAGTGAAGTATTTTTGAAGATCTTAGTAGATTTCATATGTTTGAGCCTGCGAGTTTATAAAATCTGCTTAGATTTTTATAAATACGAACCTAGACTTACTAGAAATTTTTTACGTGACGAATTTTGGAAATGTCAACTGAAGTATAACTTAAGCTTGGAATTACAAAACCTATAATATAAAACAAAGAATAGCCCGAAAATACTGTATTTAACGGGCTATCTCATCTATATTAATATTATTATAGATATAATCACTATGGAGAACTCATATAACCATATCATTATATATATTCTTTGTTTTCCCCATATAATCACTTATTTCTATTATGGATTTGGGTTTTTTATATATAATTTTAGCAGGTATTCCAACAGCAGTTGTATTATTAGGCACATCATTTACAACTACAGCATTTGCACCTATCTTTACATTATTGCCAATATTAATCGGTCCAAGAACCTTTGCCCCACAACCAATTATAACATTATCACCTATTGTTGGATGCCTTTTTCCAGTGTCTTTTCCTGTTCCGCCAAGTGTTACACCATGGTACAAGGTTACATTATCACCAACCTCAGCAGTTTCTCCAATAACAACTCCCATGCCATGATCTATAAATAATCCTTTACCAATCTTGGCACCGGGATGAATTTCTATACCGGTAAGAAGTCTTCCAAATTGAGATATAAATCGTGCAATAAAAAACATTTTTCTCTTATAGAAAAAGTATGCTATCCTATGATTTATAACTGCATGTATGAATGGATATAAAATAAAAACCTCTAATGAGTTTCTAGCCGCAGGATCATTTTCAACAGCATTTCTTAAATCATATCTTAGAGATTTAAAAAATTTAATCATTTTTATTCCCACCTTTGAAATTAAATGTACGCTATAAGATTTTATTCATAGAGACCCATTGAAAGATACTTTTCTCCGCCATCCGGAGCAACAGTTATAACTTTTGAATTTTTTCCAAGTTTTTGAGCTACTCTTATTGCTGCAAGTATATTTGCGCCAGAAGATATTCCAACTAATATACCTTCTTCCTTTGCCATTCTTCTAGCATATTCAAAAGCCTCTTCATCGGTTATAGTTATAATTTCATCTATTAACTCCTTTTTATATATATCAGGAACAAATCCTGCACCTATGCCCTGTATTTTATGTGAAGATGCTTTTCCTCCAGAAAGTACCGGAGAATTTGCTGGTTCAACTGCTATCACTTTTATATTCTTATTAAATTCCTTAAGTTTCTCTCCAACTCCAGATACTGTTCCACCTGTTCCAACACCGGCCACAAAGGCTGATAAATCTTTTACATCATTAATTATTTCCTCTGCTGTAGTTTCATAATGTTTAAAAGGATTGGCCTCATTTATAAATTGCTGTGGTATATAATATCCTTCTTTACCATCTGCTACTTCAACTGCTTTTTCTATAGCTCCCTTCATACCCTTTGAGCCTTCAGTCAAAACTAGTTCTGCCCCATATGCCTTCATAAGGCTTCTTCTTTCCTCACTCATTGTTTCCGGCATCACTATTATAACTTTATAACCTTTAAGTTTTCCAATCATAGCAAGTGCTATGCCCATATTCCCACTTGTTGGTTCTACAATAGTATCACCCTTTTTCAATAAATTCTTTTTTTCAGCCTTTTCTATCATACCAAGTGCTGCTCTATCTTTTATACTTCCACCTGGATTGTATTTTTCCAGTTTAACATATACTTCTCCTGAACCTTCGGGTACAATATTATTTAATTTAAATAAAGGTGTACCCCCTATTAATTCGATTGCATTATTATAAATCATTTTACATACCTCCAAATAATAAATTTTCATAAAATAAGCATTATTCAAATAATTTTGCTTAAAGACTATATAAGTTCATAGAATGATTTTTACGGTTTTTGACGTCAAAAAAACTCCGTCTCTATAATTTAGAGACGAAGTTACAAACTCCGCGGTTCCACTCCCATTAGATTTAAAAAATCTCACTTTTCAAGTACGCGCTATACTCTATCACTGTAACGGGTGAATCCGATAAAACCTACTTAACTTTCGGCCTATTACTCCAAAGGGCACTTCACTTAAATTTTCAATAAAAATCTTTCACCAATGATCTTCTCTCTTTCAAATTCCATTTAAGTTACTTTCCTTTTTCAAAGTATTTCAGAGTGTTTTACTATGAATTTCTTCTATACTATTATTATATAATTAAATTAAATTTTGTCAACATGCTTTTTAAAATTTTTATATAAAATATAATTATTTACAGAATCTATGTTTGCCTATAATCTTTATGAGCGGTCTTGACCATATCCACTTACTCGTTGCTGTAGCTGGATTAAAATAATAAATCGCTCCCCCGGATGGATCCCATCCATTTAAAGCATCTCTCGCTGCGTTTATTGAACTTTGTTCTAGATTTGCATGTATCTGACCATCTACTATTGCTGTGAATGCTCCTGGTTGATATATTACACCCGCTACAGTTGATGGGAATTTAGGATCTCTAGTTCTATTAAGGACTACAGCTCCAACCGCTACCTGGCCTTCATACGGCTCACCTCTTGCTTCTCCATTTATAAGCCTTGCAAGTAAAGTAACATCCTGATTAGTAGATGTATTCTTCGAAGAAGCATACACTTTACTTCCCGCATTTATTCCAAGAGCATTAAGAGTACTATTTCCAACAACTCCGTCTACTTTTAAACCATTTTTACCTTGAAATTTTTTAACAGCAGTGAATGTCTTATATCCATATATACCATCTATATCACCATCATAATAATACCACGACTTTAATTTACTTTGGATCGTATATACAATATCTCCTTTAGAACCATAATAATATGATACTGCTTTTATAGCATTTCCATACGGCAAAATCCAAATACTAGTAGCAATATATGTAAATATTATTACAAGTGTACATATTATTTCCTTTTTAAACCTTGAAAGTAATTTTTTCATATAATCACTCCACTTCTCAATTCAGTATAGATTCAACTTTAATATGGTAATTTAAAGCATAGTACCTACATAGATTTGAAAATTTAAATATTTGCTATTTTATAATCATAGTGTATACGTAACTATATGAAAAAATACTATAAACATCTTTAGAAAATGAATACATATATGGTCAAAAAATCTATGGAATAAAACTTCCAAACAGTGCTAATATAGTTAAGACTATTATAAGTATTACTGTAGATTTTGCTATTACGTTCTGGAAAAATGTATTTACATATTTGCCCATTACTTCTCTGTCATTTATAAGAATTATCATAAAAATTAAAACTATAGGACAAAGTATACCAGCCAGCTGTTGTGTAATGAGAATAATATTTACAAGAGATATATTAGGCAGCATCACTATTAAAGCACTTACTGCAATCATTATAAAAAATAATCCAAAGAATACTGGCGCTTCTTTAATTCTATTATCTATACCACTTTCAAATCCAAAAGCCTCACATACAGCATATGCGGTACAAAGTGGTATTATACAACATGCCAAAAATGATGCTCCGAGGAGTCCTATTGCAAATAATATAAATGAATAATTTCCAGCGAGTGGTACTAATGCTGAAGCTGCATCCTGTGCAGTATTTATTCTTATTCCAGACTTAAATAAAGTTTCAGCAGTACAAACAGTTATAAATAATGCAGTCAAAATACCCCAGAAGGTTCCAAAATAGACATCAATTTTTTCATAACCATATTCTTTTAGGGATATTCCCTTATCCACTATAGACGATTGAAGATAGAATTGCATATAAGGGGTGATAGTTGTTCCTATGAGTCCTATTAAAACTAAAAAATATCCTCTGTCAAAATTTGCATGAGGTCTTACTATACTTGTAAACACATGGCTCCAATCAGGTTTAATCAAAAAAGCCGTTATTATATAACTGAAAAATGTAACCGTAAGCAGTAAAAATATCTTTTCAGCTTTTGAATAATTCCCCTGAGTTACTATTACCCATATTAAAACGGTAAGTACTGGAATAGATATATATTTACTTACATGAAAAAGTTCGAGACTTGCTGCAACACCAGCAAAGTCTCCTATGCAAACCCCTAAGTTGGCAATTAACAATACTATCATTGCGAAAAATGCCCATTTTACTCCAAATCTTTCCCTTATTAGATCCGATAATCCCTTTCCAGTTACTACTGCCATTCTAGCATTCATTTCCTGAACAACAGCAAGCCCTATAGCTATAACAAACATTCCCCAAAGCATCGAATATCCATAATGTGCACCAACTACAGAATAGGTTGTAATACCTCCTGCGTCATTTCCGGCATTTGCCGTTATAATTCCCGGCCCTAATATACTAAGCATAATAAGAAATTTATTTTTATTTTTCATTATGTCTCGCCTTCCTTCTATCCTACCCTTTTAACCCTTTTCTTCCACATAGGTATTAGTATATCTTCAACCAAATCATTTAATATAACAATACCACATAACTTTCCTTTTTCATCAATTACAGGTATGGACAAAAGATTGTACTTTGAGCACAATTCAATCGCTTCGTCAACATCCTCATTATCTGTTATCTTAACTGGATCATCTATCATTATATTTTTAAGTTTTGTTTCAGAATCCGACAACAATATATCCTTTAATGAAACTACTCCTTTTAGTTTCTGTTGATCATCAGTTATATATATATAATGAATTACTTCATCATCTGGATTTGTCTCCTTTAAAATATCCACCATTTCTCCAATACTTATGCTGATATTGAATGATATAAAATCCTGATTCATTATACTTCCAACTGTTTCATTCGCATAATTCATTAGTGTCCTTACTTGATCTGCATTTTCCTTTTTCATATTTATCAAGATTTTTTCCATCGTATCTGCATCAACTTCATCTAATATATCTGCTATCTCATCATTAGGCATTTCACGTAATATTTCTTCTCTTTTAGTTTGATTCATATTCTCTAAAATATCAGCCTGAATATCAGGTTCTATTTCTTCAAGTATGTCTGCAGCCAGATTTTGATCCAAACTCTCAATAACTTTCTTTCTATAATTTATATCCATATCCTCCAATATATCTGCCAAATCCGCAGGGTGCAATTTAGACAATTTTTGATATGGAACTGTAAGTTTTAAATTATTATTTACCATCTCAAGAGATTCTACATTATCCCATATTATTAAACTATCTGATGGAATCTTCCCAAATATTTTATATAAATTTTTAACCATTCCTTCTATTCCTAGTCTTCTGCCAAGTGCAAGGACACCAGTATCTACAGCTACAACCCTATATTCTCCTGCCATCTGTGCAATCCTTAAATCATTTACTCTTACGAGTTTTTTCCCATTTATATCAACAATTTGTCTGTCAAGTAAATGCTTAGATAAAAGATATGAGTATTTCTGTAAAATTATCTCTCTTCCACCTTCAACTCTTATAGAAATTTTGTCATCTTCAGAATAGAACGTAATATTTTTAAACTCACAATTAATTATTTCTCCGCCTCTCTTTACCTGATAGGCAATAGCTCTAGGATATCCATCCTCCGTAGTAACATAAATATCACAGAGTTTCCCTATATACTCATTAAATTCATCATAAATTTTCCTGTAGAGAACCCTACTTAAGAAAAAACTAGATAGTTTATTCACAAATATTCCTCCTTTTACATGCAGAAGAATACCTGTGATATAAAACACCTCTGAAATGTGTTTAAAGATATGTTTCAATTAAAATATTCTTCTGCACTGCTATTAAATTTTACTTTACAAATCAACCGACCGCTATAAGGACCAACGTCCATTTATAACACCACCTATTAGTTAAATATTAATTTAATATTGGTACTTAAAAATAAAAAAGAGTCTTTTAAAAGACTCTTTAAAAACTAGAACTCAATTGTACGAGTTTTAGCACTATATAGCTTTAGACGTAAAAGTCAAGCTACATTAAGTAAAACCTTGATTCGGTAATACCTGTTGACCCATTGGCATCTCTCGATGTTTCCGGGCAGTAGCGTATATCTATATAGGAGCCTCACCTAACATTAAACATATTTATTTTACATTACTAATTATAGTACAAATCTCTGAAATTGCAACTATAAACTTTAAATCTATCTAAATTCACTTGTCTATCTATTTTATTGAAAGTTTTAGAGGTTTTACTATCTATATCAGTTAATTATTTTTATTTCCTAGAATTGTCTCACTATATATCTCAAATAAAATGCATATGAAGAATCCGTGTAGCGGGAAGTCTTAGTTATTGGAT is from Clostridium fermenticellae and encodes:
- the epsC gene encoding serine O-acetyltransferase EpsC, with amino-acid sequence MIKFFKSLRYDLRNAVENDPAARNSLEVFILYPFIHAVINHRIAYFFYKRKMFFIARFISQFGRLLTGIEIHPGAKIGKGLFIDHGMGVVIGETAEVGDNVTLYHGVTLGGTGKDTGKRHPTIGDNVIIGCGAKVLGPINIGNNVKIGANAVVVNDVPNNTTAVGIPAKIIYKKPKSIIEISDYMGKTKNIYNDMVI
- the cysK gene encoding cysteine synthase A, with product MIYNNAIELIGGTPLFKLNNIVPEGSGEVYVKLEKYNPGGSIKDRAALGMIEKAEKKNLLKKGDTIVEPTSGNMGIALAMIGKLKGYKVIIVMPETMSEERRSLMKAYGAELVLTEGSKGMKGAIEKAVEVADGKEGYYIPQQFINEANPFKHYETTAEEIINDVKDLSAFVAGVGTGGTVSGVGEKLKEFNKNIKVIAVEPANSPVLSGGKASSHKIQGIGAGFVPDIYKKELIDEIITITDEEAFEYARRMAKEEGILVGISSGANILAAIRVAQKLGKNSKVITVAPDGGEKYLSMGLYE
- the sleB gene encoding spore cortex-lytic enzyme, which codes for MKKLLSRFKKEIICTLVIIFTYIATSIWILPYGNAIKAVSYYYGSKGDIVYTIQSKLKSWYYYDGDIDGIYGYKTFTAVKKFQGKNGLKVDGVVGNSTLNALGINAGSKVYASSKNTSTNQDVTLLARLINGEARGEPYEGQVAVGAVVLNRTRDPKFPSTVAGVIYQPGAFTAIVDGQIHANLEQSSINAARDALNGWDPSGGAIYYFNPATATSKWIWSRPLIKIIGKHRFCK
- a CDS encoding Nramp family divalent metal transporter produces the protein MKNKNKFLIMLSILGPGIITANAGNDAGGITTYSVVGAHYGYSMLWGMFVIAIGLAVVQEMNARMAVVTGKGLSDLIRERFGVKWAFFAMIVLLIANLGVCIGDFAGVAASLELFHVSKYISIPVLTVLIWVIVTQGNYSKAEKIFLLLTVTFFSYIITAFLIKPDWSHVFTSIVRPHANFDRGYFLVLIGLIGTTITPYMQFYLQSSIVDKGISLKEYGYEKIDVYFGTFWGILTALFITVCTAETLFKSGIRINTAQDAASALVPLAGNYSFILFAIGLLGASFLACCIIPLCTAYAVCEAFGFESGIDNRIKEAPVFFGLFFIMIAVSALIVMLPNISLVNIILITQQLAGILCPIVLIFMIILINDREVMGKYVNTFFQNVIAKSTVILIIVLTILALFGSFIP
- a CDS encoding magnesium transporter; this encodes MNKLSSFFLSRVLYRKIYDEFNEYIGKLCDIYVTTEDGYPRAIAYQVKRGGEIINCEFKNITFYSEDDKISIRVEGGREIILQKYSYLLSKHLLDRQIVDINGKKLVRVNDLRIAQMAGEYRVVAVDTGVLALGRRLGIEGMVKNLYKIFGKIPSDSLIIWDNVESLEMVNNNLKLTVPYQKLSKLHPADLADILEDMDINYRKKVIESLDQNLAADILEEIEPDIQADILENMNQTKREEILREMPNDEIADILDEVDADTMEKILINMKKENADQVRTLMNYANETVGSIMNQDFISFNISISIGEMVDILKETNPDDEVIHYIYITDDQQKLKGVVSLKDILLSDSETKLKNIMIDDPVKITDNEDVDEAIELCSKYNLLSIPVIDEKGKLCGIVILNDLVEDILIPMWKKRVKRVG